A stretch of the Argentina anserina chromosome 6, drPotAnse1.1, whole genome shotgun sequence genome encodes the following:
- the LOC126798622 gene encoding uncharacterized protein LOC126798622, with protein MLLRSSSTPILNSWLSHSKDPQPEPEPVLNLPRTRSVNLSSSLHSPTFDPTKTPTQFLVESDTQTSPVKPKKKTPIPQIKRKKSKNRAKKGTEQEEEHKPITISSSSSTQRLFSSSGLGEKVGDDEDCGAGKKESVLQTLTVGGDMGNNGGKICGGGGGRKGSDSGDEFGFSESNNNHGTNNTDAYYRSMIQADPSNPLLLSNYAKFLKEVRGDYAKAQEYCERAILANPSDADVLSTYADLIWNTQKDAQRAETYFDQAVKASPDDSYVLASYAHFLWDAEEDEEEDEGNERFQHGTDQTCTSSSNFYRGAHQHSPLTAAS; from the exons ATGCTTCTAAGGAGCTCTTCAACTCCAATCTTGAACTCATGGCTCTCCCACTCCAAAGACCCCCAACCAGAGCCAGAGCCAGTTCTCAATCTTCCCAGAACCAGGTCAGTCAACTTATCATCTTCCCTCCACAGCCCCACTTTTGACCCAACAAAGACACCAACCCAGTTCCTAGTTGAATCAGACACCCAAACCTCCCCAGTTAAACCCAAAAAGAAAACCCCCATACCACAAATCAAGAGAAAGAAATCTAAAAACAGAGCCAAGAAAGGTacagaacaagaagaagaacacaAACCCATCACCatatcatcttcatcttcaacacAAAGGCTGTTCTCAAGCTCTGGATTGGGTGAGAAAGTTGGGGATGATGAAGATTGTGGTGCAGGGAAGAAAGAGAGTGTGCTGCAGACACTGACGGTGGGTGGTGATATGGGAAATAATGGCGGTAAGAtctgtggtggtggtggagggaGAAAAGGATCAGACAGTGGAGACGAGTTTGGGTTCTCTGAGAGTAACAATAATCATGGGACTAATAATACCGATGCTTATTACCGGTCAATGATCCAAGCAGACCCGAGCAATCCTCTCTTACTCAGCAACTATGCGAAGTTTCTAAAAGAG GTGCGAGGAGACTATGCTAAAGCACAGGAGTACTGTGAGAGAGCAATTTTGGCTAATCCGAGTGATGCCGATGTTTTATCAACGTATGCTGATCTGATATGGAACACACAGAAGGATGCTCAACGAGCTGAGACTTATTTTGACCAAGCTGTTAAAGCTTCCCCAGATGATAG TTATGTCCTGGCTTCGTACGCTCATTTCCTGTGGGATGCtgaagaggatgaagaagaggATGAAGGAAATGAAAGGTTTCAACACGGAACTGATCAAACCTGCACATCTTCATCCAATTTCTACCGCGGTGCTCATCAGCATTCTCCTTTAACTGCAGCTTCTTAA